The Candidatus Binatia bacterium genome includes the window CATCGCCAAGGAAAAAGGATTTTTCCGCGAAGAGGGACTGGAGCCGCAGTTGGTGCAGATGTCCGCCAACCTTGCGATCGCCGCCGGAGTCACGGGCGACCTCACCGGCTTGAGCTCCATCGGAAGCGCCATACGGGCGGTCCAGCGGAGCAACGTTCCGCTACGGGCGGTTTCCGTGAGCCTCCGCCGCCCGCTTTTTTGGCTGATCGCGCGCCCCGAATACAAATCGGTCAAGGATCTCAAAGGCAAAATCATGGGCATCGTCACGGTAGGAGGGAGCCAGCACACCGCCGCGAGAAAGCTGCTCGCCCTGCACGGCCTCGATCCGGATAAAGACATCACGGCGCTCCAGGCGGGAGAGGAGAGCCGGCAGCTCCAGGCCCTGGTTACGAACGCGATCCAGGCGTCGGCGATCAGCCCGCCGTGGGTCCTGCTCGGCCGCGACAAATTCAAAATGAATATCCTCGACAGCTCGATCGACAAGTTCGCCAGCATTCAGAACGGCCTGGCCGTTCATGTAAAGACGCTTCAGGAAAAGCCCGACTTGGTGAAGAAGATGCTGCGCGCCAAGGCCAAGGCAGGGAAGTACTTTGAGCAAAACGAAAAAGAAGTGAGCCAGATGCTCGCTAAAATGTGGAATACCGACGTGTCGATGGCGCTGGAATCCTATCGCATGTCCAAACCGGCGTTTACGGGTTCGGGCATTCCTTCCGACGAAGAGATCAAGGAGTATTTGGCTCTTGAGGCGCAGATTCTAAAGCTCCCGGCGCCGATGGAGCCGTCGCAGGTGTTCGACTTCAGCTTGCGGAGAGAGGTCAACAAAGAACTGGGAATAAAATAGGCTGTAGGCGGTAGGCTGCAGGCGATAGTCCGGAGGAAAAGATGGCAAAAAGCGCTGCGAGAGTTAAGGGCACGGAAAGAGGATACGCCGATCTGCGCGATCATATAGACGCGCTGGAGCGCGCGGGGCTCTTGGTCCGCGTGAAGCGCGAGATCAACAAAGACACCGAGATGCACCCGCTCGTGCGCTGGCAGTATCGCGGCGGACTCCCGGAAAAAGATTGGCGCGGCTTTCTCTTCGAGCGCGTCACCGGCGCCAAGGGACGGCGCTACGATATTCCGGTCGGCGTCGGCGTGATGGCGGGCTCGAAGTATATCTGTGCGGTCGGACTTGGCTGCAAGCCGGAAGAAATCGCGGACACTTGGCAGAAAGCCTTTCGCGGCCCGATCGAGCCCGTCATGGTGGGAAGCGGCGCGGTGCAGGAGATCATCCAGAAGAAAGAAGACCTAAAACGCTCGGGCGGGCTGGACCAATTTCCCGTTCCGATCTCGACCCCCGGCTTCGACGGCGCCCCGTTCATCACGGCCGGCCACTGGATCACCAAAGACCCCGAAACCGGCATACGCAACGTCGGCAACTACCGCGGCCATCTGAAAGCCCACGACCGATTGGGAATTTTTCCCGGCCCAGGCCAACACGTCCTCGCGCATTGGAACAAATGCAAGGAGCGCGGAATTCCTCTCCAAGCCGCCGTCGTCGTCGGACCGCCGCCGGTGGTCTCCTACGCGGCAGTACAGAAGGTCCCGTATGGAGTGGACGAGTTGGCGGTCGCGGGCGGGCTTGTAGATGAGCCGATCCGTCTCGTCAAATGTCAGACGGTCGACATCGAAGTGCCGGCGGACGCGGAGATCGTCATCGAAGGCATTCTCTCGACGGAATACGTCGAGCCCGAGGGACCGTTCGGCGAGTCGCACGGCTACATGCATCCGCGCATGATGAACCCGTTCATGCAGATCACCTGTATCACGCGGAAAAAAAATCCGATCCTCGTCTCGTGGACGAGCCAGGTGACGCCGAGCGAGTCGAGCATCATCAAGCGCGTCGGCTACGAGCCGCTGTTTTTGAAATTTCTCAAGGGCGAGCTGGGGATCAAGAGCGTGGTTCAGGTCGCGATGCACGAGCCGCTCACGAATCTCCGCAAGGTGATCGTCGTGCAGATGAAAAAACCGACCGAGGCGGAGACCTGGCGCGCGCTGATGGGCGCGGCGACGTTCCATCCGGGGGTGGGGAAATTTTTGGTCGCGGTGGACGAAGATATAGACCCGTGGGACATGGACATGATCATGTGGGCTGTGAGCTATCGCTCGATGCCCGATAAGGACGTGCAGATTCTCAAAGGCCGCGAGCGCGGGCACGGCCCGCCGTTCGGCCGCGACGACCAGCCGGTCGAGACGCGCCAGGCCGACGAGTCGGCGCTTCTCATCAACGCGATCCTGCGCGAGAAATTTCCGCCGGTCTCGCTGCCCAAGAAAGAATACATGGAGAACGCGAAAAAGATCTGGGAAGAATTGGGCCTGCCGCGGCTCGCGCCGAAGAATCCCTGGTACGGCTATCCGCTGGGCGATTGGGACGACGAGCTGGAGGAGGAGGCGCGGCTGGCGGTTCTCGGAGACTACCTGGTGAACGGAGAAAAAATAAAAGGCCAGCGGAAGAAGGTGTAACATCGCTGATGTATTTCTTTCCGTCATTCCGGCCAAGCTGGCGACAGCCGGCGCGAGCCGGAATCCAGGAGAATTAGATGCTCTGGATGCCCGCTTTCGCGGGCATGGCGGATAGAGGCGGTAGGTTTGTTTTGCAACTTTTGACAGGATACTGACCAAACATGAAATCCAGCTCTCTCACGGCTCTCAAAAAAGACTTCGTCACGGCGATGCGCATCATCAGCCGCGAGGGGCTGAGCGACGCCTTCGCGCATTTGAGCGCGCGTGTGGGCGGCGACAAGATGCTCTTCATGCCGCGGCAAAGCCCGGCGCTGGTGAAGCCTAAAGATCTTTTCGTCGTCGATTTCAACAAGCAGGTGCCTCAATCCTCGGTGCATCAGGCTTTTTACAAGGCGCGGCCGGATGCCGGCGCCGTGATCCACTTCCACTCGCCGCAAGTGATCCTGCTCACCGTCGTCGGCGAAACCGTGCGGCCGATGCACAACTACAGCGCGATCTTCTACGAAGGCGTGCCGGTGTTCGAAGGGACGGGGCAGGTGGAGACGCCGGAGCGCGCGGCCGAGATCGCGCGG containing:
- a CDS encoding class II aldolase/adducin family protein, yielding MKSSSLTALKKDFVTAMRIISREGLSDAFAHLSARVGGDKMLFMPRQSPALVKPKDLFVVDFNKQVPQSSVHQAFYKARPDAGAVIHFHSPQVILLTVVGETVRPMHNYSAIFYEGVPVFEGTGQVETPERAAEIARLLGPSKAILLRGHGAVVVGKSIPEVCILALYLEESARLQTEAMKLGQPRFLSAEEAERVARRTFKPPSNARAWEHFRAKSEI
- a CDS encoding ABC transporter substrate-binding protein, whose amino-acid sequence is MRATLVALLGALFFVSAAPESRAQAPLQKVTISYSSSGITSIEFFIAKEKGFFREEGLEPQLVQMSANLAIAAGVTGDLTGLSSIGSAIRAVQRSNVPLRAVSVSLRRPLFWLIARPEYKSVKDLKGKIMGIVTVGGSQHTAARKLLALHGLDPDKDITALQAGEESRQLQALVTNAIQASAISPPWVLLGRDKFKMNILDSSIDKFASIQNGLAVHVKTLQEKPDLVKKMLRAKAKAGKYFEQNEKEVSQMLAKMWNTDVSMALESYRMSKPAFTGSGIPSDEEIKEYLALEAQILKLPAPMEPSQVFDFSLRREVNKELGIK
- a CDS encoding UbiD family decarboxylase → MAKSAARVKGTERGYADLRDHIDALERAGLLVRVKREINKDTEMHPLVRWQYRGGLPEKDWRGFLFERVTGAKGRRYDIPVGVGVMAGSKYICAVGLGCKPEEIADTWQKAFRGPIEPVMVGSGAVQEIIQKKEDLKRSGGLDQFPVPISTPGFDGAPFITAGHWITKDPETGIRNVGNYRGHLKAHDRLGIFPGPGQHVLAHWNKCKERGIPLQAAVVVGPPPVVSYAAVQKVPYGVDELAVAGGLVDEPIRLVKCQTVDIEVPADAEIVIEGILSTEYVEPEGPFGESHGYMHPRMMNPFMQITCITRKKNPILVSWTSQVTPSESSIIKRVGYEPLFLKFLKGELGIKSVVQVAMHEPLTNLRKVIVVQMKKPTEAETWRALMGAATFHPGVGKFLVAVDEDIDPWDMDMIMWAVSYRSMPDKDVQILKGRERGHGPPFGRDDQPVETRQADESALLINAILREKFPPVSLPKKEYMENAKKIWEELGLPRLAPKNPWYGYPLGDWDDELEEEARLAVLGDYLVNGEKIKGQRKKV